In Thermoanaerobaculia bacterium, the sequence CGACCAACCGAGGATGCTGCCGCGCTCGAAGCCGTCGCCGTAGAGGAACGGTCCGCGAAAGAGGCGGATTTCGTCCGTCGTGAGCGCGCGCCGCCAGACCTCGACCTCGTCGATGCGGCCGTCGAAGTAGTAGCGGTCGTTTACCCCGTCCCTGCCGAGCGCCGCAACCTGTGCCGGCACCGAGCGCACGGGCTCGCCGAGTGCGGCATTGAGGTGCGTGTCGACGAGCGTTCCATCGAGGTAGATCTCGGCTGCCTCGGAGTCGCCGCGATAGACGCCGGCGACGTGAAACCAGCGATGGAGAGGCAGAAGGGCCTCGGGAATTCCGGGTCGCTCGGCGGTGCCGTCGGCGTCGGTGACCTTGAAGCGCAGCTCCGCGTTGTCGCGATCGAGGTAAAACACATAGTTGTCCTGGGCGGCGTCGTAGATCGAGGCGAACGGCTCGGCGAGATTACTTGGCGGGGTTTCGAGGTAGAGCCAGGCGGTGAGTGTCACCCCGGCGTCAGTGATGTCGAGATCGATCGATGGCGCGATGTCCGCCCAGCCGATGAGGGGAGCGAGTCCAGCGAAGGTGACCGCACCGCGTCCGGGCCTGCCCCACGACCAGTCGATGCCGTCGCCGGTGAGCAGGGCGTCGTCGGCGTGGATCCCGGCGAGATCGGACGCCTCCGTCCCGGCGCCCTCTTCGCACCGCCAGTGGCCGACCCTGCCGATCGTGTACGAGCGTGCGTGTACGGAGGCGCCGTCCTCGTCGCCCCCGTGCGATCCTCCAGTCCTCTGCCAGGCGACCGCGAAGTCGCCCTCCGCATCGACTGCGATGGCGGGCACATCGGCCCAGCTGGAGGAGAGCGAGCCCGCGATCCAGATCTCCGGGCCGAGAGCGTGCCGATCGACGAGGCGCCGAGCCTGGACCGTGTCGGACGTCAAGAGCCAGGTTGCCGTGAGGTCGCCGTCCGGACCGCGAACCAGCGCCGGCTTGGCGACGGCGTAGCCGGGGGCGAAGTTGATCGTCGTCTCCAGGCCGCGAGGGGACCCGTCGGCGGCGAAGAAGCGCAGGTCGATGCCGTCGCC encodes:
- a CDS encoding LamG domain-containing protein, coding for MRRASSHRPLPELRGSWPRCQAVLLALAALSGVLAAESLVAGGDPPSALPMGDMVQVNHIFTLDDQDAPAIGPVGDGGWFVVWRDRSDTNDRLRSRRLDRAGQPIGSEILVVWSPLGIGHPEVARLDDGRSIVVWPESLPNLAVSRLGGQGVRGSFVNLDGAASGSILEIRDGESPLEELDVASAPGGGFVVTWVESATVWIRSFDSQGAALAEAVAASTLGASVRTPRIARLEGGRGHVVVWASSASAGGDASGESVQWRRLDATGAFVGPQQQVNSFTSGNQWYPDVASSSDGGFAVIWHSLPAAPVRAPEGEPIGDGIDLRFFAADGSPRGLETTINFAPGYAVAKPALVRGPDGDLTATWLLTSDTVQARRLVDRHALGPEIWIAGSLSSSWADVPAIAVDAEGDFAVAWQRTGGSHGGDEDGASVHARSYTIGRVGHWRCEEGAGTEASDLAGIHADDALLTGDGIDWSWGRPGRGAVTFAGLAPLIGWADIAPSIDLDITDAGVTLTAWLYLETPPSNLAEPFASIYDAAQDNYVFYLDRDNAELRFKVTDADGTAERPGIPEALLPLHRWFHVAGVYRGDSEAAEIYLDGTLVDTHLNAALGEPVRSVPAQVAALGRDGVNDRYYFDGRIDEVEVWRRALTTDEIRLFRGPFLYGDGFERGSILGWSSVVP